CAAGCTCATCGACCTTTTTGACAGCGAACAGACAAAGAAGAGGAAGCCCCAGGTTTTTGTTTATCATGTCCAGAACAGCAAAGCGAAAGATATAGCGAACATACTGCAGCAGGTCTTTCTTTCCTCCGGACAAGGCGGCGCGGCGAATCCACCCCTTGCTGCGTCACCCTCCGCGGGGAAGACGGCGGGCGCAGCCGGTGCCCCGGCGGCGCGCGGCGGGTCGGTAGTGTCAGGCTCCCAGGCAGGAGAGGGCCTCATTTCTCCCATAACGAAGATCATCGCCGAGGAGAACCTCAACTCCCTTATTGTCCTCAGCCTGCCCGAAGATTATGAGGTCATCAAGGAGGCCATCCGGCGCGTCGATATTATCCCGAGGCAGGTCATTATCGAAGGGGTGATCGCGGAGATCACCCTGAAGGATGACCTGAAGCTTGGCGTTTCTTGGGCCCTTCAGTTCTCGCCGGGCGGTATGAACGGCGTGTTGGGGGCAGTGGACGGGACAGTCGGATTCGATGTGCCTGGCGCGACAGCGACGAGCACGACAGGCAGCGGGACATTCACCTTTGCGGGGACCGTCGGGGGCGACTTCAAGACGGTCATCGATACGCTTGCGACGCAATCGAAGGCAAAGCTTCTTGCCGTGCCGCGTATACTGGTGACGGATAACAAGGAGGCTCGGATCCAGGTGGGTGAGCAGGTCCCCATCGTGACAACGGAAACGATAGCGTCCACCACCACTGCCGCTCAGCGGACCATCCAGTACAAGGACATCGGCATCATCCTCAAGGTAAAGCCCCGCATCAATGAAGGCGGACTTGTCACCCTCGACCTCGCCCAGGAAGTCTCTTCCTACGACACTATCACCCTTTTCGACGGCGAGACCAACATCATTGTGAAAAAGACGGAGGCGACAACGAACCTTGTGGTTCAGGACGGCCAGACGATCCTCATCGGAGGGCTTATCAGGGAGGACGTATCTGCGGCGCGATCGGGCATTCCGTACCTCAGCAAGATACCGCTTCTCGGATATCTCTTCGGCAGTACTACGGACGAAAATCACCGCAAGGAGCTGATCATACTCCTCACCCCGCGGGTCATCAAGAACCAGCACGATGCCCGGAAGGCCACATCTTCCTATGTTGACGATATAACGAAGACAGGCAAGGGAAAGCTGAAGAAGGAAGAGCTTATCCGCGACATCCCCCGGCAGGAGAAGGACGGGAAGAATGATGCCGGCGAGACCGGGAAGGGTCCGCAAAGCAAGAACGCCGGATCGGAAGGGCAGGCGACAAAGCCGCCGCGGGTCAGCGAAGATAAGGAGAAGCCCCAGGTCTCTGTCCAGGAAGACACAAAAAAGAACAAGACGCAGAAGCAACCCGGGACCAGGCCCGCGCGAGAGATAAAGGAAGGACAAGGAACAAAGGAACACGAGGCGATGCACACGAAGGCCCCGATGGCACAGAATGACATCAAGGTCCAGCCCAACGGGAACCGGAAAGCGGAAAAACAGGTCCAGCCTCAGCAAGCCCCGAAGACATCGGTTGAGAAGGCGCAGGACAAAGATGGGAAAGAACCCGAACCTGCCCGGTCTCAGGACAGCCCGGCAGGAAAAGAACCTGCGCCCCGGGCGGCAGGAGAGGAACCCGCGGCCAAGGCGGCGACGCGAAGCGGAGGAGAGTCGTGAACGGCAAGACGATAATACATCTCTCTCCGGAGGAGTTTCCCAGGGTGCCTCTTGTCATGGACGGCATAGCGACGCGTTTCATCAGGGAGAACAAGATCATCCCCTTCGAGTGGAAGGATGGTACGCTCAAGATCATCATGGCCGATCCTTCCAGGCGGGAACTTGTCGACGCGCTGAGGGCGGCCACCGCAAGTGACGTCCTCGTCCATACCGGGGACCCAGCTGTCATCGACGAGCACATCTCCCGGTTCTACAGCAAGGACCAGCAGAACCTCGACAAGATCATAGAGGGGATCGATGAACGGGAGGGCTACGAGTTCATACGTGATGAGGAAGAGGAGGATGTAGGCCACCTCAAGGACCTTGCGTCGGAAGCACCCATCATCAGGCTAGTGAACCTCTTCATCACCCGTGCCGTGGAGTTAAGGGCGAGCGACATCCATATCGAGCCTTTCGAAGACGAGATGAAGATCCGCTACCGCATAGACGGTGTCCTCAATGACGTGGAATCCACACCGAAGAGACTTCAGGCGGCCATCGTCTCGCGCATCAAGATCATGGCCAGGCTCAACATTGCCGAGCGCAGGCTTCCCCAGGACGGAAGGATACGGCTGCGTGTGGGCGAGAAGGAGATCGCCATCAGGGTTTCCACCATCCCCATCGTGAATGGGGAGAGCATCGTCATGAGGTTGCTCGACAGGGAGAGCATCGTCATTGACCTTGCCAGATTGGGTTTTTCACAGGCCATGCTCATGTCCCTCGATAGGCTCATCACGAAGCCCAACGGTATCATCCTTGTGACGGGGCCGACGGGCAGCGGCAAGACAACGACCCTCTACGGGGCGCTCGACAAGATAAACTCGCCGGAGAAGAAGATCATCACCGTGGAAGACCCCGTCGAGTATCAGCTGAAAGGTGTCAACCAGATCCAGGTGAAGCCCCAGATCGGGCTCGATTTTAACAGCACGTTGCGCCACATCGTCAGACAGGACCCGGACATCATCATGATAGGCGAGATTCGGGACCTGGAGACCGCTCAGATAGCCATCCAGTCGGCACTGACGGGGCATCTCGTATTCTCGACGCTTCACACGAACGACGCGCCGAGCGCGATCACACGCCTTCTTGATATGGGTGTGGAGAGCTTTCTTCTATCGTCCACGGTCCGGGGCATCCTCGCGCAGAGGCTCGTGAGGATGATCTGCCCCGATTGCAGGC
The genomic region above belongs to Syntrophorhabdus sp. and contains:
- the gspE gene encoding type II secretion system ATPase GspE; the protein is MDGIATRFIRENKIIPFEWKDGTLKIIMADPSRRELVDALRAATASDVLVHTGDPAVIDEHISRFYSKDQQNLDKIIEGIDEREGYEFIRDEEEEDVGHLKDLASEAPIIRLVNLFITRAVELRASDIHIEPFEDEMKIRYRIDGVLNDVESTPKRLQAAIVSRIKIMARLNIAERRLPQDGRIRLRVGEKEIAIRVSTIPIVNGESIVMRLLDRESIVIDLARLGFSQAMLMSLDRLITKPNGIILVTGPTGSGKTTTLYGALDKINSPEKKIITVEDPVEYQLKGVNQIQVKPQIGLDFNSTLRHIVRQDPDIIMIGEIRDLETAQIAIQSALTGHLVFSTLHTNDAPSAITRLLDMGVESFLLSSTVRGILAQRLVRMICPDCRRQTGVSDDVEELMALGMGGGVPVWRGAGCEACGHTGFFGRSGLFELLVVDEDLRRLTLKGADEGEIRAQARRSGMKTLLEDGMEKIRMGVTTLDEVFRVTRED